The following are from one region of the Periophthalmus magnuspinnatus isolate fPerMag1 chromosome 5, fPerMag1.2.pri, whole genome shotgun sequence genome:
- the cd8a gene encoding T-cell surface glycoprotein CD8 alpha chain isoform X1, with protein MDSKSVFMFGILLFGTAVLSAGASAAPFIVKVNDKSPVDITCKIQGSGPTVVWFRVPDKSNLEYIASLSSVNPVVKKEGPVFHFFSTEKISAHILVLKAFNRSADAGLYSCLSQNRDMMFGGVTRLQPAEDPPTTVKTTITKKPEPPTPNPCTCPTQPVSVGQMQCSVLILAPLAGVCGLLLLTLLCTVLYCNSVRTRRCPHHYKRKPRMPAPGKQTSGYI; from the exons ATGGACTccaaatctgtttttatgtttgggATTCTGCTGTTTGGAACAG CTGTGCTCTCTGCAGGAGCCTCAGCAGCGCCCTTTATAGTGAAGGTCAATGACAAGAGTCCGGTGGACATCACGTGCAAAATCCAAGGCTCGGGTCCGACTGTGGTCTGGTTCCGAGTCCCAGACAAGTCTAATCTGGAGTACATCGCGTCTCTATCCTCTGTGAACCCCGTGGTGAAAAAGGAAGGTCCGGTATTCCATTTCTTCAGCACCGAAAAGATCTCCGCCCATATCCTGGTCCTGAAAGCCTTCAACAGGAGTGCAGATGCTGGACTCTACTCTTGCTTGTCTCAAAACAGAGACATGATGTTTGGAGGAGTCACACGCCTCCAACCAG CAGAGGACCCTCCAACCACTGTAAAGACCACCATCACAAAGAAACCTGAGCCCCCAACCCCCAACCCCTGCACCTGCCCCACTCAGCCAG TGTCCGTGGGCCAGATGCAGTGCTCCGTCCTGATTTTGGCACCCCTTGCTGGAGTATGTGGGTTACTACTACTGACACTACTGTGTACTGTCCTCTACTGCAACA GCGTGCGCACTCGCAGATGTCCTCACCATTACAAGAGAAA GCCTCGGATGCCGGCTCCAGGGAAACAAACCAGCGGctacatttaa
- the cd8a gene encoding T-cell surface glycoprotein CD8 alpha chain isoform X2: MDSKSVFMFGILLFGTAVLSAGASAAPFIVKVNDKSPVDITCKIQGSGPTVVWFRVPDKSNLEYIASLSSVNPVVKKEGPVFHFFSTEKISAHILVLKAFNRSADAGLYSCLSQNRDMMFGGVTRLQPEDPPTTVKTTITKKPEPPTPNPCTCPTQPVSVGQMQCSVLILAPLAGVCGLLLLTLLCTVLYCNSVRTRRCPHHYKRKPRMPAPGKQTSGYI; the protein is encoded by the exons ATGGACTccaaatctgtttttatgtttgggATTCTGCTGTTTGGAACAG CTGTGCTCTCTGCAGGAGCCTCAGCAGCGCCCTTTATAGTGAAGGTCAATGACAAGAGTCCGGTGGACATCACGTGCAAAATCCAAGGCTCGGGTCCGACTGTGGTCTGGTTCCGAGTCCCAGACAAGTCTAATCTGGAGTACATCGCGTCTCTATCCTCTGTGAACCCCGTGGTGAAAAAGGAAGGTCCGGTATTCCATTTCTTCAGCACCGAAAAGATCTCCGCCCATATCCTGGTCCTGAAAGCCTTCAACAGGAGTGCAGATGCTGGACTCTACTCTTGCTTGTCTCAAAACAGAGACATGATGTTTGGAGGAGTCACACGCCTCCAACCAG AGGACCCTCCAACCACTGTAAAGACCACCATCACAAAGAAACCTGAGCCCCCAACCCCCAACCCCTGCACCTGCCCCACTCAGCCAG TGTCCGTGGGCCAGATGCAGTGCTCCGTCCTGATTTTGGCACCCCTTGCTGGAGTATGTGGGTTACTACTACTGACACTACTGTGTACTGTCCTCTACTGCAACA GCGTGCGCACTCGCAGATGTCCTCACCATTACAAGAGAAA GCCTCGGATGCCGGCTCCAGGGAAACAAACCAGCGGctacatttaa